In Exiguobacterium sibiricum 7-3, a genomic segment contains:
- a CDS encoding HesB/IscA family protein, with amino-acid sequence MIHLTEAAALQVKEMMLQAPDDEQNLRMLVQGGGCSGLSYGMGFDSEKETDLTFEQHGVKVIVDQKDYPVVKGLEVDYKQSMLGGGFTITNPNAIATCGCGTSFRTATNAGTPGGC; translated from the coding sequence ATGATTCATTTAACAGAAGCGGCCGCACTCCAAGTCAAAGAGATGATGTTGCAGGCGCCGGACGATGAACAAAATCTGCGCATGCTCGTTCAAGGTGGCGGATGCAGTGGTCTCTCCTACGGCATGGGCTTTGACAGTGAAAAAGAGACAGACTTAACCTTCGAGCAACACGGGGTCAAAGTCATTGTCGATCAAAAAGATTATCCGGTCGTCAAAGGACTGGAAGTAGACTATAAACAATCCATGCTCGGAGGCGGATTCACGATTACGAATCCAAATGCGATTGCCACATGCGGCTGCGGGACTTCATTCCGGACTGCAACCAATGCCGGGACACCGGGCGGATGTTAA
- the ptsG gene encoding glucose-specific PTS transporter subunit IIBC, whose amino-acid sequence MWKNVFGVLQRIGKALMLPVAILPAAGLLLAFGTAFQNPNLTQYLPFLENDALVVIWRVMQDAGDIIFANLGLLFAVGVAIGLANGEGVAGLAAIVGFLIMNKVISSFLQITPEKITEAQKSSDLSYATVLGIPTLQMGVFGGIIAGLIAAYSYNKFFKIKLPDFLGFFAGKRFVPIATALFSLVAGFALSYIWPPIGTGINTFSKTIIESNETLSAFIFGLVERSLIPFGLHHIWYSSFWFQFGEYTDKAGNIVNGDQRIFFAQLKDGVPFTAGTYMTGKYPFMMFGLPAACLAMYHTVAKDRRKAVEGLYFSAALTSFLTGITEPVEFSFVFVAPLLFAVHAVFAGLSFMIMDILNVKIGMTFSGGLIDYTLFGILPNRTSWWLVIPVGLVFAVIYYFGFRFVIQKFDLKIPGREAIQEGAAASTTTAGELPYEILQAFGGASNIKHLDACITRLRITVNDKSGVNKDRLKQLGAAGVLEVGDNVQAIFGPKSDGIKTEMAEIMNDPNYQPPAKPEADPIPQVPTGAEARTDDRSGLAGTDGAYVPSEGYVSPLSGVIRSLDDVPDQVFSGRMMGDGYAIEPTEGYVVSPVSGEITTFFPTKHAIGILADNGDEILIHIGIDTVSLEGKGFEALAKAGDRVEPGSPLLNVDLEQIRPLVPSLLTPIIVTNSGDRKVSVDVGKTVEAGEKISYDIK is encoded by the coding sequence ATGTGGAAAAATGTGTTCGGTGTGTTGCAACGGATCGGTAAAGCCTTGATGTTACCGGTTGCGATCCTACCGGCAGCGGGGCTTCTCCTGGCGTTTGGTACGGCGTTTCAAAACCCGAATCTGACGCAGTATCTTCCGTTTCTCGAAAATGACGCACTGGTCGTCATTTGGCGGGTTATGCAGGATGCCGGGGATATCATCTTTGCCAATCTAGGATTATTGTTTGCCGTCGGGGTCGCGATTGGTCTTGCGAATGGTGAAGGGGTCGCAGGGTTAGCCGCGATTGTTGGATTCTTGATCATGAACAAAGTTATCAGCTCATTTTTACAGATTACGCCGGAAAAGATTACAGAAGCACAAAAATCGAGTGACTTATCGTATGCGACTGTCTTAGGAATTCCGACCCTGCAAATGGGGGTGTTCGGAGGGATCATCGCCGGATTAATTGCGGCGTACAGCTATAATAAATTCTTTAAAATTAAATTACCTGATTTCCTTGGATTCTTTGCCGGTAAACGGTTTGTCCCAATTGCTACAGCGCTATTCAGTTTAGTCGCTGGTTTTGCGTTGTCCTATATTTGGCCGCCGATCGGGACGGGCATCAATACGTTCTCGAAAACGATCATCGAATCAAATGAAACGTTATCTGCCTTCATCTTTGGATTAGTTGAACGTTCTCTCATTCCGTTTGGTCTCCACCATATTTGGTATTCAAGTTTCTGGTTCCAGTTCGGTGAATATACCGACAAGGCGGGCAATATCGTCAACGGGGATCAGCGGATTTTCTTTGCCCAGTTAAAAGACGGCGTTCCGTTCACAGCCGGAACATACATGACCGGGAAATATCCGTTCATGATGTTTGGACTTCCTGCTGCCTGTCTGGCAATGTATCATACTGTTGCGAAGGATCGCCGGAAAGCCGTTGAAGGGTTATACTTCTCGGCTGCCCTGACCTCTTTCCTGACAGGGATCACTGAGCCTGTTGAGTTCTCATTTGTTTTCGTTGCACCATTATTGTTTGCAGTCCATGCTGTTTTTGCCGGATTATCCTTCATGATCATGGACATTTTGAACGTCAAGATCGGGATGACTTTCTCCGGAGGACTGATTGACTACACGTTGTTCGGTATTTTACCAAACCGGACTTCCTGGTGGCTCGTCATCCCGGTTGGTCTCGTATTCGCCGTCATTTATTACTTTGGTTTCCGTTTCGTCATCCAGAAATTTGATCTGAAGATTCCTGGACGCGAAGCGATTCAGGAAGGTGCTGCCGCATCGACGACGACGGCTGGCGAACTGCCGTATGAAATTCTCCAAGCGTTTGGCGGGGCTTCAAACATCAAACACTTGGATGCCTGTATTACACGACTCCGGATTACCGTTAATGATAAATCAGGTGTCAACAAAGATCGCTTGAAACAGTTGGGTGCTGCCGGTGTCCTCGAAGTCGGGGATAATGTCCAGGCAATCTTTGGTCCGAAATCAGATGGTATTAAGACCGAGATGGCAGAAATTATGAACGACCCGAACTATCAACCACCTGCTAAACCGGAAGCCGATCCGATTCCACAAGTCCCGACAGGAGCGGAAGCGCGGACCGATGACCGGTCAGGCTTAGCCGGAACAGATGGTGCATATGTTCCGAGTGAAGGATACGTCTCGCCACTCAGTGGTGTGATTCGTTCACTCGATGACGTTCCGGATCAAGTCTTCTCCGGACGGATGATGGGTGACGGTTATGCGATTGAGCCGACAGAAGGGTACGTCGTTTCTCCTGTTTCCGGTGAAATCACGACGTTCTTCCCAACGAAACACGCGATTGGTATTCTTGCCGATAATGGAGATGAAATCCTGATTCATATCGGTATTGATACAGTATCACTTGAAGGAAAAGGATTTGAAGCGCTAGCGAAGGCAGGGGATCGGGTCGAACCGGGTTCACCGTTGCTGAACGTTGATCTAGAACAAATCCGACCGCTTGTCCCATCACTCCTGACACCGATTATCGTCACGAACAGCGGCGACCGGAAAGTTTCGGTCGATGTCGGGAAAACAGTTGAAGCCGGTGAAAAGATTTCGTATGACATTAAATAA
- a CDS encoding NAD(P)/FAD-dependent oxidoreductase, translating to MNTPNIVILGAGYGGLITAVNLQKKLGVDQANITLINKHDYHYQTTWLHEPAAGTMSAEQARIYINDVINPSRVKLVKGIVEKVDTASNTVKLVDGGTVPYDYVVVALGGVPETFGIKGLKENALTISSLNSVRKIKEHIDYSFAEYKTTGSTNRSLLTIVVGGAGFTGIEFMGELVNRIPELCKQYDIPRELVRVVNIEAAPTVLPGFDADLVNYAHKWLERQGIEFKLGNGIKECAPGSVTFGPLQGETTETIEANTIIWTGGVSGNPVVAASGFEAMRNRVVVAEDLRVPGHENVFMIGDCSAVMDPNSNRPYPPTAQIATQQAHKVAENIAALISGRQTSTFTYENKGTVASLGHKDGIGMVFGKKIYGRNASFMKKVIDNKHFLELKKIGLAIKKGKF from the coding sequence ATGAACACACCAAACATTGTTATTCTTGGAGCCGGCTACGGTGGATTGATCACAGCAGTCAACCTTCAGAAAAAACTTGGCGTCGACCAAGCGAACATCACATTAATTAACAAACACGATTACCATTATCAAACAACGTGGTTGCACGAACCAGCAGCAGGTACGATGTCTGCTGAACAAGCACGTATCTATATTAACGACGTCATCAATCCTTCACGTGTCAAGCTTGTTAAAGGAATCGTCGAAAAAGTCGATACAGCAAGCAATACAGTGAAACTTGTCGACGGTGGAACAGTCCCTTACGATTATGTCGTCGTGGCACTCGGTGGAGTCCCTGAAACATTCGGCATCAAAGGGTTGAAAGAGAATGCTCTAACAATCAGTTCATTGAACAGTGTCCGGAAAATCAAGGAACACATCGATTACTCATTCGCAGAGTATAAAACGACAGGTTCAACAAACCGTTCACTCTTGACGATCGTCGTCGGTGGTGCCGGATTTACGGGAATCGAATTCATGGGTGAACTCGTCAACCGGATTCCTGAACTTTGCAAACAATATGATATCCCACGCGAACTCGTTCGTGTCGTCAATATTGAAGCGGCTCCAACGGTCCTTCCTGGATTTGATGCGGATCTCGTCAACTACGCACACAAATGGCTTGAGCGCCAAGGCATCGAGTTCAAACTCGGTAACGGCATCAAGGAATGTGCACCGGGCAGCGTGACATTCGGACCGCTCCAAGGTGAAACAACAGAAACAATCGAAGCGAACACAATCATCTGGACAGGTGGCGTCAGTGGTAACCCGGTTGTTGCAGCATCTGGCTTTGAAGCGATGCGTAACCGTGTCGTCGTCGCAGAAGATCTCCGTGTTCCTGGACATGAGAATGTCTTCATGATTGGTGACTGTTCAGCGGTTATGGATCCGAACTCGAACCGTCCGTACCCACCAACTGCGCAAATCGCAACACAGCAGGCACACAAAGTGGCTGAAAACATTGCAGCCTTAATCAGTGGACGTCAAACATCGACATTCACATATGAAAACAAAGGAACTGTCGCTTCACTTGGTCATAAAGATGGAATCGGCATGGTCTTCGGTAAGAAGATTTACGGCCGTAACGCATCGTTTATGAAAAAAGTCATCGACAACAAACATTTCCTTGAGCTTAAAAAGATTGGTCTTGCCATCAAAAAAGGTAAATTCTAA
- a CDS encoding GNAT family N-acetyltransferase, whose product MIRAAVLEDAAVIARIHVASWRETYRTIMPDPYLDQLSAENRESGWRKSLAEGPVFVALDQTNEIVGFANGGPSRENDATEGELYALYLLKSHQGQGTGKRLFDHVLEDLRRKDFQSCIVSVLADNPSRFFYERFGGRLVSGQPIERGGKQLIACTYRIVLVPSFNA is encoded by the coding sequence TTGATTCGTGCAGCGGTACTTGAAGACGCTGCTGTGATTGCCCGGATTCATGTCGCATCCTGGCGGGAAACGTACCGGACGATTATGCCGGATCCATATCTCGATCAGTTATCAGCGGAGAACCGGGAATCGGGTTGGCGGAAAAGTCTTGCCGAAGGTCCGGTTTTCGTGGCGCTTGATCAGACAAACGAAATCGTCGGTTTTGCGAACGGTGGACCAAGCAGGGAAAATGATGCGACGGAGGGAGAACTGTACGCGCTCTATCTTTTGAAAAGTCATCAGGGACAAGGAACCGGTAAACGGTTGTTTGATCACGTGTTGGAAGATCTCAGGCGGAAAGACTTCCAGTCTTGCATTGTAAGTGTGCTGGCAGATAACCCGTCCCGTTTCTTTTATGAACGCTTCGGCGGACGTCTCGTTTCCGGACAGCCAATCGAGCGGGGCGGGAAACAACTGATTGCGTGTACGTATCGGATTGTACTTGTCCCGTCATTTAACGCATGA
- a CDS encoding YuiB family protein yields MHIIQAVIGSVLYLVMFFSIGFILNMLLRSTWIMLVLYPIIIIMMIDNQSTLDYFTNAREAIPKLGERIMGLQTADITMFVAGLAGIIIAGMSIRFLRKSGYQMF; encoded by the coding sequence ATGCATATCATTCAAGCCGTGATCGGGAGCGTTCTTTATCTCGTCATGTTCTTTAGTATCGGTTTTATCTTAAACATGTTATTACGCAGTACGTGGATCATGCTTGTCCTTTATCCGATCATCATCATCATGATGATTGATAACCAGTCGACACTTGATTATTTCACGAATGCGCGTGAAGCGATTCCGAAACTCGGGGAACGAATCATGGGTCTGCAGACGGCAGACATCACGATGTTCGTAGCCGGTCTTGCCGGAATCATCATCGCCGGGATGTCCATTCGTTTCCTGCGTAAGAGCGGTTACCAAATGTTTTAA
- a CDS encoding GNAT family N-acetyltransferase, producing MKPTIAWEKEYRAFLEDWRESGESIVPEVVGDTYEPLAAYFAEQEAEESEVSPGRVTHSTYWMVDGQRIVGALNFRHDLTENLKLYGGHIGYGIRPSERKKGYATTGLRLVLEEARQRGLDQVLLTCGVENLASRLVIVANGGQEIEPTVRDGRETRRFIISL from the coding sequence ATGAAACCAACGATCGCATGGGAAAAAGAATACCGTGCCTTTTTAGAAGACTGGCGAGAATCGGGAGAATCGATCGTACCGGAAGTTGTCGGAGATACGTATGAACCGCTCGCAGCCTATTTCGCTGAGCAAGAAGCGGAGGAATCGGAAGTGAGCCCGGGACGTGTTACGCATTCAACGTACTGGATGGTCGATGGACAACGGATCGTCGGTGCATTGAACTTCCGACATGACTTGACGGAGAATTTGAAGTTGTATGGAGGGCATATCGGATACGGCATCCGCCCGTCCGAGCGCAAGAAAGGATATGCGACGACAGGTCTTCGGCTCGTACTCGAGGAAGCACGACAGCGTGGACTCGATCAAGTATTGCTGACGTGTGGTGTCGAAAATCTCGCATCGCGCCTTGTCATCGTAGCGAACGGTGGTCAGGAAATCGAACCGACTGTTCGCGATGGACGCGAGACACGTCGCTTCATCATTTCGTTATGA
- a CDS encoding NAD-dependent epimerase/dehydratase family protein, with protein sequence MRKVLIFGGTRYFGRRLALRLAESGDDVTIVTRGEHTPPVAKGLTFFKGDRTSSSTMKDLGSQNWDIIYDNICFNPYQAKLAVDAFEGKVGRYILTSTMSVYENGGTKISERAYNPFPGKYDLEKEHDYGEGKRQAESYFFQRATFPVIAVRFPVVLGPDDYTERLVFHVKRALAGQPIIAENLYAKMGYISSYEAAAFLEWCGRSTMTGPINAASDGVLSIQDLMDKIDHVAETTSRFETTGEDSSPLAPEHDFYMDTTAAKQAGYLFQHVDDWLDRLIEEEVRNHK encoded by the coding sequence ATGCGAAAGGTACTGATTTTTGGTGGAACACGCTACTTTGGTCGACGGTTGGCATTACGGCTTGCGGAATCGGGGGATGATGTGACGATTGTCACGCGCGGCGAGCATACGCCACCTGTCGCGAAAGGCTTGACATTTTTTAAAGGGGACCGAACGTCAAGCAGCACGATGAAAGACTTAGGGAGTCAGAACTGGGATATCATCTATGACAACATCTGCTTTAATCCGTATCAGGCGAAACTTGCGGTCGATGCGTTCGAGGGGAAAGTCGGACGTTACATTCTGACGTCGACGATGTCGGTCTATGAGAACGGTGGAACGAAGATTTCAGAACGTGCCTACAATCCGTTTCCCGGGAAATATGACCTCGAAAAAGAACATGACTACGGGGAAGGAAAACGTCAGGCGGAAAGTTACTTTTTCCAACGGGCGACCTTCCCGGTCATTGCCGTTCGTTTCCCGGTTGTCCTGGGACCGGATGATTATACGGAACGACTAGTCTTTCATGTCAAACGCGCCTTGGCCGGTCAACCGATCATCGCTGAAAATTTGTATGCGAAGATGGGCTACATCTCAAGTTATGAAGCAGCAGCTTTCCTCGAATGGTGCGGCCGTTCGACGATGACGGGACCTATTAATGCTGCAAGCGACGGCGTGTTGTCGATTCAAGACTTGATGGATAAGATTGATCACGTGGCAGAGACGACATCGCGTTTTGAGACGACAGGCGAAGATTCGTCACCACTTGCGCCGGAACATGACTTCTATATGGATACGACAGCAGCCAAGCAAGCAGGGTATTTATTCCAGCATGTCGATGACTGGCTCGATCGACTGATTGAAGAGGAGGTCCGTAACCACAAATGA
- the glcT gene encoding glucose PTS transporter transcription antiterminator GlcT yields the protein MDKQMYHVIKVLNNNVVICSTGANQEVIILAKGIGFGRKPGDQLTDLEKLEKVYTLKDKDEQAQYKALVGHLDENFIALMNEIVSMIETRFGKRVDEHIHIGLTDHLTFTFKRLEQGMEVTNPFLAETEALYPEEYALAEEIVEFISAEMNFYLPPAETGFIALHIHSATNFKDVLEVNRHHQLVGLIASHIEQRLQIKIDRKSLDYKRLIRHLRSAIERVSNGEYLEAPEKVEKLLREEYPLCYDTAWELMSIMERQLKKAVPRGEATYLTMHLQRLVQYDLGK from the coding sequence ATGGATAAACAAATGTACCACGTTATCAAAGTCTTGAATAATAATGTCGTCATTTGTTCGACTGGTGCCAACCAGGAAGTCATTATCCTCGCAAAAGGGATTGGCTTCGGTCGGAAGCCAGGCGATCAACTAACGGATCTTGAAAAGCTAGAAAAAGTATATACGTTAAAGGATAAAGACGAACAAGCGCAGTACAAGGCGCTTGTCGGACATCTGGATGAAAACTTCATCGCCTTGATGAATGAGATCGTCTCCATGATCGAAACACGGTTCGGGAAACGGGTTGACGAACACATTCATATCGGATTGACGGATCATTTGACGTTTACATTCAAGCGCCTTGAACAAGGGATGGAAGTGACGAATCCATTTCTTGCGGAAACCGAAGCGTTGTATCCGGAAGAATATGCGCTGGCGGAAGAAATCGTTGAATTCATTAGTGCTGAAATGAATTTTTATTTACCGCCGGCCGAAACCGGATTTATTGCACTTCATATCCATTCGGCGACGAACTTCAAAGATGTCCTTGAAGTTAACCGACACCATCAATTGGTCGGACTGATTGCCAGTCATATCGAACAACGTCTGCAAATCAAAATCGACCGAAAATCACTGGATTATAAGCGTTTAATCCGGCACCTGCGTTCAGCAATTGAAAGGGTTTCCAATGGGGAGTACCTAGAGGCGCCAGAAAAAGTAGAAAAGCTATTGCGCGAAGAATATCCGCTGTGCTATGATACTGCTTGGGAGCTGATGTCCATCATGGAACGTCAGTTGAAGAAAGCGGTACCGCGCGGTGAAGCGACGTATCTTACGATGCATCTGCAACGCTTAGTGCAGTACGATTTAGGTAAATGA
- a CDS encoding ECF transporter S component, translated as MKRTQKMVTLSMLGSISFVLMLLNFPLPFLPNYLKIDFSDVPALIAAIMFSPVAGVIVEALKNVLYYIFRGSGVPVGELANFAAGVAFILPVSWFYHKKKSTKGLATGLVAGTITMALGLAILNYILILPAYAWFFGMDYMLDPAVKWTTITAGILPFNIIKAMFISALFIPLFLKLKPWMMRRQQTI; from the coding sequence ATGAAACGCACACAAAAAATGGTCACATTATCCATGTTAGGTTCAATTTCATTTGTTCTTATGCTACTGAATTTCCCGCTTCCGTTTTTACCGAACTATTTGAAGATCGACTTCAGTGATGTTCCTGCTTTGATCGCCGCTATCATGTTCTCACCGGTCGCCGGCGTCATCGTCGAAGCACTCAAAAACGTCCTGTACTACATCTTCCGCGGAAGTGGTGTTCCGGTCGGCGAGCTTGCCAACTTCGCAGCTGGTGTTGCCTTCATTCTTCCGGTCAGTTGGTTCTATCATAAAAAGAAATCTACAAAAGGTCTTGCAACCGGTCTTGTCGCTGGTACAATCACGATGGCACTCGGTCTTGCAATCCTCAACTATATCTTGATTCTTCCAGCGTACGCTTGGTTCTTCGGCATGGATTACATGCTTGATCCTGCCGTCAAGTGGACGACGATTACAGCCGGTATCTTACCGTTTAACATCATCAAGGCGATGTTCATCTCAGCCCTCTTCATTCCGCTGTTCTTGAAACTGAAACCTTGGATGATGCGTCGTCAACAAACGATCTAA
- a CDS encoding NAD(P)/FAD-dependent oxidoreductase: MHQPYDVTIIGGGPVGLFTAFYSGMRQMKTKVIESLPQLGGQLATLYPEKYIYDIAGFPKVKAQDLVDRLLEQANEFDPTYVLGETVLAYERLDDGLIRLVTNKGEHYTKTVILTAGNGSFAARPLGVADAERFEASNLHYFVNEMDRFKDRQVVLLGGGDSAVDWSLMLEPIAKSVTLVHRRDKFRAHEHTVELLHNSSVNVMTPYTLESVTGDDSIETLTFKHAETDEVIVVGADDVVCNFGFVSSLGPLKEWEVEFERNSIRVNSKMETAIPGVFACGDIATYDGRVKLIATGFGEAPIAVNQAKLLVDPSARHPQHSTSLFEKVKNH; the protein is encoded by the coding sequence ATGCACCAACCATATGATGTCACAATTATCGGCGGCGGTCCGGTCGGACTGTTCACCGCGTTTTACTCAGGCATGCGTCAAATGAAGACGAAAGTCATCGAAAGTCTGCCGCAACTCGGTGGACAATTAGCAACGCTCTACCCTGAAAAATATATATACGATATTGCCGGCTTCCCGAAAGTCAAGGCTCAGGACTTAGTCGATCGCCTGCTCGAACAAGCAAATGAATTTGATCCGACGTACGTTCTCGGCGAAACGGTCCTTGCTTACGAACGCCTCGATGACGGACTAATCCGTCTCGTCACGAACAAAGGTGAACATTATACGAAAACCGTCATTCTGACAGCCGGGAACGGTTCGTTTGCTGCCCGTCCACTCGGTGTCGCCGATGCAGAACGGTTTGAAGCAAGTAACCTGCATTACTTCGTCAACGAGATGGATCGCTTCAAAGACCGTCAAGTCGTCTTGCTCGGCGGCGGTGATTCAGCGGTCGACTGGTCACTGATGCTCGAACCGATCGCCAAATCGGTCACGCTCGTCCACCGACGTGATAAGTTCCGTGCCCATGAACATACAGTCGAATTGTTGCATAACTCGTCTGTCAATGTCATGACGCCGTATACACTCGAATCGGTCACAGGTGATGACAGCATCGAGACGCTGACGTTCAAACATGCCGAAACGGATGAAGTCATCGTCGTCGGTGCCGATGATGTCGTCTGTAACTTCGGTTTCGTCTCCTCGCTCGGACCGCTCAAGGAGTGGGAAGTCGAATTCGAACGCAATTCGATCCGCGTCAACTCGAAGATGGAGACAGCGATTCCCGGTGTCTTCGCCTGTGGGGATATCGCGACCTATGACGGTCGTGTCAAATTGATCGCGACCGGTTTCGGGGAAGCACCGATTGCCGTCAACCAAGCGAAGTTGCTTGTTGATCCATCGGCCCGTCATCCGCAACACTCCACAAGTCTGTTCGAAAAAGTGAAAAATCATTAA